Within the Pseudonocardia alni genome, the region ACCCGGCCGCCCACCTCGGCGACCGGCAGGTCGGTGGACGCGAGCAGCCGCCGCGCCTCCCGCATCCGGCGCTCGGTGATCCACTGCTGCACGGTCCGCCCGGTCCCGCGGCGGACGACGGTCGTCAGGTGCCCCGGGGTGAGCCCGACGGCGGCGGCGACGTCGCGCAGCGACAGCGGATCGGCGTACCGCTCCTCGACGACGGTGAACACCGCCGCGAGCAACGGGTCGCCGGACTCGGCGGGCACGTCGTCGACGAGCCGGCCCAGCGCCACCAGCAGCAGGGTCAGGTGGGCGCGGGCGGCCTCGGCGTGACCGTCGCGACGGTGGGAGAGCTCATCGTCGAGGTCGGCGAAGCGGGCCCGCCAGGTCGCCCGGTCCGCCGGCGGGACGCCGATCCGCTGGCCACCGCCGCGGTGGCGTCCGACGAACGGCGCAAGCAGCGGGTGGTCCCGCCAGGACGCGGGCGCGACCGCATCGGCCGGGAAGATGACCGACCACAGCTCGCCGGGCGGCGCCGCGTCCTCCGCGGCGTGGTCGACCACGGCGCCCGGGGCGACGACGAACGCGTCGCCCTCGCCCAGCTCCCAGGTACGCCCGTCGACCCGGTACGTGCACGCGCCCCGCACGACGTGCACCAGCGTCAGGAAGTCGTGCGCGTGCGGTCCGCGCACCCGCGGCAGGTCCACCGGCCCGTCGACGTGCTGGACCGCGATCGGCACCGGGCTGTGCGCGAAACCGATCAGCGGTACGTCCGAACTTCGTCCCACCACGACCACGGATCGTGCCTTGTGAGCAGCTCGGACGCCATGGAGAGTCGATGGGGTACTCGAAGTTCGTCCGAGGGGGAGCGATGACCACCCACGCCCACACGCCGGCGCTCGTCAGCTCGCGGCTGCTGCCCGGCTACGACACCGTGGCCCGGCTCAGCGGTGCCCTCCCGATGTACTGGCGGCTGCTGGCCCAGGCCGGTATCGGCCCACGGGACCGCGTGCTGGAGATCGGCTGCGGCACCGGGAACGTGGTGCTGCGGGCGAAGGAGGCCGTCCCGACGGCGACCGTGTGCGGGATCGACCCCGACCCGGCGGCGGTCGCCGTGGCCCGCCGGAAGGCCGTCGCGGCGGGACTGGACGTGGACTTGCAGGTCGGCGTCGCCGAGGACCTGCCCCTCGACGACGGCAGCGTCGACCGGGTCCTGTCCTCGCTGATGCTGCACCACATCGCCGTCGACGCCCGGGTCGCGGCGCTGCGGGAGGCGCACCGCGTCCTGACGCCGGGCGGGAGCCTGCACCTGGTCGACCTCGACCACGATCCGCGCACCGGCGGACGGATGCACCCCGTCCACAGGGCGCTGTCGCTCCTGGCGCGCCTCGACCCGGCCCACCGCGGATCCCGGCACGGTGGGCACGGTGGGCACGGCCACGGACACGGCCATGCCGCGCAGCCGGTGCCGGACCTGCTCGGCGCCGCGGGGTTCGCCGAGGCGGTGGTCGTCGGACACGGGGCGACCAGGATGGGGCCGATCACCTACTACCGTGCGGAGCGCTGAGCGGTCCCGTTACCCTCCCGTGCGGAAGCGTGGCAGAGCGGCCGAATGCACCCGCCTTGAAAGCGGGCGTCCGAAAGGACCGGGGGTTCGAATCCCCCCGCTTCCGCCACAGGTCAGACCCATGATCGACGATCACGACCGGTCCCCCGGGTCCTCGTTGACAACAACGGGTGACAACAACCCGCCGGTGACAGCGCGCACTGAGCTGTGCGGGGAGCTGCTCTCGTGACAGCGAGCGTCAGCAGGACGTTCTCGGTGATCATTTGTCGAGCCCCCCTCCGGACCGGTGAGGACCTTCTTCACGTCTTCAAGCCGGCCCTGACGGGCCGGACGGGCGGCGTCGCTGCCGTCCGCCTATCGCCTCCGGCCCGGCGGCCGGCGCGCGCACGCCCGCCACCGTCGACCAACTCGAAACGACGAGAAGCCGCACCGCCGGGACGAACCGAGGGTGCGGCAACGAGCAGAGGCCGGCGCCCGAGCAGGCCACGGGAGGTGAGCCGGGCCGACGGACGTCGAGGGGAGACCTACCCCGACTCAGCCGGGGGCCAGCTCATCCGAACGCTGCGCGCGCGACCTCGGCATCTTGATCCGGTGTGCCGCCGGACACGCCGATTCCACCGATCAAGACGCCGGCCTCGTCGAACACCGGCATTCCTCCGCCCATCAGGAGCAGGTCGCTGATGTGGTCGAAATGTGGCAGCGGCTGTCCGGGCTGAACCGGCGTGCTCAGGGCCTCGCTCGGCGACTGGAACATCACAGCTGTGCGTGCTTTCGCCACCGCCAGGTCGTGTGAGGCGAGCCAAGCGCCGTCCATCCGGACGAAGGCCACCATGTTCGCCCCGGCGTCGAGGACGGCGAACACGGCGCGTAGCCCCATGCGGTCGGCTGCATCGCGCCCCTGCTCGATCAGTCGGTGTGCGTGGTCGATACCGATCCCGCGGTACGGCACAGTCCGAGGCTCAGGCATTCTGCGTCCATTCGGTGGCCTGCCACTGCTTCGCCGCCTCGATCGTCTCGACGGGACGCATCGTTCGGTACAGGTGCTCGGAGGCCGGAATCACCTCGACCATGGCGTCGATCATCTCCTGCGGGTCGGCCTGTCCGGTCAGCGATTCCGAGAAGTCCGGCATCGGCACCACTGCACTACTCGCGTCGTACCACTGTTCGTAGCTCTCGGCGCCGGTGTCGTTGAAGCCGGTGCCGAACACGCCGGGGTTGATCGTCGCGACCTTCACCCCGTGCGGTTCGAGCTCGGCCTTCATCGAGCCGGCCACGGCTTCGATCGCGTGCTTGGTCGCGCAGTACGCCCCGAGGAACGGGACGACGAGGATGCCTCCCATGGAGGAGGTCCAGACCACCTTGCCGGATTTGCGTGCAACCATCTTCGGGACGATCGACTGGACGAGCTGTAGATGGCCGAACAGGTTGACATCGAATGACTCGCGGACCCGCTGCAACGGAATGTCGACCATCGAGCCGCCTTCCATCACACCGGCGTTGAGCACGAGCACGTCCGGGTCGAACGAGCCGGCATGGTCGAGATCGATCGGGTCGAGCAGGTTCAGCTTGATCACCTGCAGCTCGACGCCGGCTCGCTTGGCCTCTGCGCGCAGGTCGCGGACCTGCGGCCAGGTCTCCGCCGTGGCGACGACCTGATGTCCCTGTCCTGCGAGCGCAAGGACTGTTCCTCGCCCGAAGCCCGAGCTTGCCCCGGTGACCAGGATCTTCTGCGTCATGATAGCTCCGTAACTATCTGGATGGATACGTTCACTAGCCTGTCAGCGCCGCCGAGGCCTGTCAATAACTGGCTAGTTACCTACGCCGGTCAGTAGGCTGTGGAGGTGCCGCCAGATGCGACCGAGACCAAGCGTCGGATCCTGGCCGCCGCACGATCGGAGTTCGCGCAGTACGGCTTGGCCGGAGCGCGGATCGACCGCATCGCCGACCGGGCCAGCGCGAACAAGAGGTCGATCTACGTCCACTTCGGCCCCAAGGAGAAGCTCTTCGATCGGGTTGTCGCGCAGGGGCTCGTCGAACTGGCCGAAGCCGTGAGCTTCACTCCAGACGATCTTCCCGGCTACGCCGGCCGCCTGTTCGACCATCTGCTGGTCGACCCGACGATCCTCCGCCTGTCGACGTGGGCGAATCTGGAACGCCCTGATGCGACCTCCGGAGAGGCTGAGACCTATCGCGCCAAGGTGGAAGCGCTCAAGGATCAGTTCGGTGACAGTGCAGTCGACGTTCTCGTCCTGGTCCTCGGACTGGTCACGGCCTGGGCGACTGCATCCCCCTCTCTGCGAACCCTCGCCGGGGGCGAGCCGTGGTCGTCCACGCGCCTCGCGGAGCACCGCCGAGTGATGACCGCGAGCGTCGCGACCCTCGAAGCGGCGTGCGCTGAGCATCCTGTCGATCGACCGGACGCCGGCCATGCTGTGTGACGGGTCCATACCATCGCGACAGAAGAGCACGGGGATATCGCCGTAGCGTCGGGGGCTGACCACAACCGTGACCGCAACCCGCCGGAGAATCGCGAGACACCGCTGGACGACGACGGACTCCTGACCTGCAAGATCGGGTCGACGAGGAGGCATCCCAGTGGCCTCGAAAGCGGGCGTCCGAAAGGACCGGGGGTTCGAATCCCCCCGCTTCCGCCACTCTCGCCGCCGATCACCCCCGTCGCCGGAGCGCGTTCCCGTGCTTGCGGACGGCGAAGTCGTGCGCATCGACCAGCAGCTCCTGCGCCCGCGGCCAGGTCGTGTCCGGATCCACCACCGCCACCCAGTGGTGGGCGGCGTAGACGGGGTGCGGGAACAGCACGTCGCGGGTCGCCGGGTCGATGCCCGGATCGGTCGGGAACAGCTCCCGGTAGCGGACGGTCGGCAGCCCGATGTTGAGCCGGAACGCGCCGGGGCGGTCGAGATCCGAGGCGGTGTCGTTCACGTCGGACCGTACGACCGTCGCCCAGCCCTGGCGGGGGTGCTGCTCGTAGTCGTGGTCCGGGTCGTGGATCGCGAACGCGTCCCCGTTCCCCTCGACGATCCGGGTGCCGGGGAACCCGGCGAGTACGGCGATGACCTGCTCGGCGTCCATGCCGCCAGATCAGCACTTTTCCACGATCGTTCGTCCGGCGGCAGTGTCGCAGATCACATACTCTCGGCGACGACGGCCAGTCGGTCCAGTGACGCCCGCAGCCGGTCCGCGGTGGTGGCGCGGGCCCGCTTCTGGCGGAACGCGTCGTCCGGGGCGAGGCCGGTCCAGTCGTAGGTGCAGCGCACGTGGGTCCTGCCGTCGCCGACGGGCTCCAGCTCCCAGCGCCACAGGTGCCCGGGCGGCGGCTTCCCCGGCTCCGACGGCAACCACGCGACCAGCCGGTCCTCGGTGAACTCGACGACCCGGTTCTCCCGCACCGTGCCCTGGGTGAGCAACATGGCGAAGACGTCGCCGACGGCGCGGACCCGCTGCCCCTGCGCGGCCTCGGCGAGGTTGTCGTTGCCGTCCCACTCGGGCTGTCGGGCGGGGTCGGCGATCAGCTCGAAGATCGTCCCGGGGGCGGCGTCGATCTCCCGGCTGCTGTGCACCACGGTCTGCGGAGTGTCGGTCACGGCCGCAGTGGACCACCGCCCGGCCGGGAGCGGAAGATGTCGGACCCCGCTGCCACGATCACGGGCATGACCGACCGCGCCCACCCCCCGATGCAGGCCGACGTCCTCACCACGCTCACCTCCTGGCTCGACTTCTACCGCGCCACCCTGCTCGGCAAGGTCGAGGGACTGACCGACGAGCAGGTACGGGAGGCGGCGGTGCCGCCGTCGTCGCTCACGCTGCTGGGCCTGGTGCAGCACCTGGCCGCGGTGGAGCGGAACTGGTTCCGGCAGGTCCTGGGCGGCGAGGACGTACCGCCGCTGCATCCGCGCGAGCCCGGGACCGGCCACGACGGCGGGTTCGAGCTCGGGGGCGCGGGCCTCACCGAGGCCCGGGCCGCCTGGGAGGAGGAGGTCGGCAGGGCGCGCGAGGTCGTCGACGCAGCCGGTCTCGACGGCACGGGCTCGCTCGGCGGGAACGCGGTGTCGGTGGTCTGGATCCTCACCCACGTCATCGCCGAGTACGCCCGCCATGCCGGGCACGCCGACCTGGTCCGCGAGCGGATCGACGGGAGCACCGGCGTCTGAGACCGCTCGGCCGCGTTCCGCGGAACGCGGGTCAGCCGCCGCCGGGGTAGGTCGCGAAGGTCCAGAGGTTGCCCTCGGGGTCGGCGACGGCGCAGGCGCGTGTCGGGCCGCTCGCGGCGAAGGAGGTCGGGTGCGGCGCCTGCACGACGGTCCCGCCCGCGTCCGCGACGCGCCGGTGGACGGCGTCGACGTCGTCGTCGGAGCGGCACGCGACGTACACGGCGCCGGCGCGCAGCCCGGCGTGGACGCCGTCGTCGTGTTTCGTGCCGCCGACCAGGACGGTCCCGCCGTCGCGGGTGAGCTCGGCGTGCACGATGTCGCCGACCTCGTCGTGCACGACGACCGACGCGGTGAACCCGGCGGCGTCGACCAGGAAGCGGACCGCGGCGCCCGGGTCGTCGTAGTGCAGGACCGGCCAGACGGTGGAGCTCACCGCCTGACGGTAGCGAACGTCAGCAGAAGCCGCGGAACACCCGGTCGGGCTGCAGCTGCGCATGGTCGGCGAAGTCGGCGAACTCCATGTTCGCGGTCGACACGTTGTTCTCCACCGACCACAGATCCGCTGCGGCGATCCGGAGAGTTCGGCCGGGATCCTGCCGCAGGTCGGCCGCGACGATCGGGAAGCCGTCGTCGAGCAGGGTCCGCTCGTCGACGACGAACAGCAGCGGATGGTGGGCGGCGAGCCCGTCGTCGAGCGCGAACACGACGACGCGGTCGGCGGTCCAGCCGCTGAAGAGATCCTCGGTGACGACGTCGAACGCGGCGAGGAAGGTCTCCTCGTCCGGATCGTCGGGTGCGATGATCCCGAGCAGCTCGTTCCAGGGGCCCTCACCCGAGTCGGCGCAGGTCCGCACCAGCGGCGGGAGGAACGTCACGGGGAACTCCACCCCGCCATCCTCCCGTGGTCGGATCGGGACATGAGCCGCGCACCCAGCGTCGACGGTCGCCGGTTCGCCGGCATCAGCAACTCCGGCGACGGCGAGGTCGGCCGGGCCACCGTCTTCGACTACCACGAGTCCGACGGGCTGGTCTGGGCCGAGTACGCCGGTGGCGATGTCAGGCTCGGCCGACTGGCCGGCACCCGCGACGGCGGCCGGTTGAGCTTCCGCTACGTGCACGTGTCCGTCGACGGCACGTCCAGCTCGGGGCGGTGCGAGGCCCGCCTCGAGGTCCTCGACGACGGCCGGATCCGCTCGCACGAGACCTGGGCCTGGGAGTCCCGGCCGGGCACCGGGGAGAGCGTCGTCGAGGAGATCACGGGTCCCATCTGACGGTGAGCGAGCTGCGGTGGGCCCCGGACCGGCCGCCGTCGTGCAGGGTCGACCGCGTTCCGCGGAACGCGAGACCGTCCTGCTCGCCCGCGTCCCGCTCCGGCGTCACGGCGTCGCCGCCCGTCCCCCGGATCCCGCAGCGGCACCGGCGGTCCGCACCAGCCGTCGCGCCTCCTCGATCTCCGGCGGCCCCGGGACGTCCGGCAGCACCCCGGTGGCGGTGCGCAGCCCGCGCAGCGTGAGGGTCGTCGGCCAGTCCGTCGTCGGCAGCCCGGGCAGGCCGTAGAGCCTCCGGGCCCAGCGCGGCAGGGTGGCCAGGGCGAGCGTGGACAGGCCCGCGATCCCGAGCCGGACCTGCAGCGGCGCCGCGCCCTGCGGGGCGAACAGGTTCCCGGCCGCACGGCGGGCCTCGTCGGTCATCCGCAGCCGGGGGCGCACCGCGGCCATGTACTCGGCCATCTCGGCCACCGACGACGGCACGGTCGCCGGGTCGATGCCGACCACCTCGGCTGCCCGGACGCTCTCGGCGACGTAGGTCTCCGCCGAGTCGTCGTCGAGCAGACCCGACCGGCGGGCGACGTCGGTGTAGGACTCGATCTCCGCGGCGTGCACCCAGAGCAGGCCCTCCGGGGCGTCGATCCGGTAGCTCTCGCCGTTGTCCGGGTCGTGCCCGCGCAGCCCGGCGTGCAGTCCCCGGACGCGGGCGCCGGCCCGGTCGACGTCGGCAGCGGTCCGAACGTGCGGGTCCCGACGAACTCGACGGTCCGCTGGAACCGCGCGTAGGACTTCTTCGGGTCGAACAGCGCCGAGTTCTGGTACGTCCCGCGCATCACCCGCGGGTCCAGCGACTGCAGCAGCAGCGCGCGCATCCCGGCGACCCACATCACGGGTTCGAGGTGCACCCGCCAGGTCACCGAACCGGGGCCGAACAGACCGTGATCCACCATGTGCTCCAGGACACCCCGCGCGGGGTGGGAGCGCACGTCGATCACCGGAACCCGGGGTTCGACCCGGGGACATCCCGGAGGAGGAACCGGACAGCTCGGGCATGCTGGAACCATGCTCCGCCTCATCCTGAACGTGGTCTGGCTGGTCCTCTCCGGCTTCTGGCTGTTCCTCGGCTACATGCTCGCCGGGATCGTCGCCTGCCTGCTGGTCGTGACCATCCCGTTCGGGATCGCGTCGTTCCGGATCGGGCTCTACGCATTGTGGCCGTTCGGGCGCGACGTCGTGCGCGACCCGCGGGCCGGGGCGGCGTCGACGATCGGCAACGTGCTGTGGATCGTGCTGTTCGGCTGGTGGCTGGTGCTCGGGCACATCGGCACCGCGCTCGCGCTCGCCGTCACGATCATCGGGCTGCCGCTGGCCTGGGCGAACCTGAAGCTCATCCCGGTCTCGCTGCTGCCGCTGGGGTCGCGGATCGTCGACACCGAGGCCTACGTGCCCGGCTCGCGGGTCGCGGTCTGACAGCTCAGCCGGCGTCGGTCAGGAACTCCACACCCGCCCGGGCCAGCAGGCCCGGGTCGTGCACCCCGCACAGCTCGCGCGCCGAGTGCATCGACAGCACCGGGATGCCGACGTCGACGGTCCGGATCCCGAGCCGGGTCGCCATGATCGGCCCGACGGTGGATCCGCACGGCACGGTGTTCTTCGAGACGAACACCTGGTTCGGCACGTCCGCGGTGCGGCAGGCCCGCTTCCAGGCGGCCGCGCCCGGCGCATCGGTGGCGTAGCGCTGCACCGCGTTGACCTTCAGCGACGGCCCCCGGTTCGGCACCGACAGGTGGTCCGGATCGTGCTTGTCCAGGTGGTTGGGGTGCGCGGCGTGCGTGACGTCCACCGACAGGCAGCGCGAGCGGGCGAACACCGCGTGCCGGGCGTCGAACCCGCCGGCCAGCCGGGTCAGCACCGTCTCCAGCAGCGGCCCGGCCGCGCCGGTCGCGCTGGCCGAGCCGATCTCCTCGTGGTCGAACCCGACGAACACCGGGACGGTGCCCGGGTCCCGCTCGACGGCGGTGAGCAGCGCGCTGATCCCGGCGTGCACCGAGGCCAGGTTGTCCAGCCGCGGGGCGGCGAGCAGCTCGTCGTCGCGGCCGAGAGTGGCCGGCGGGGTCAGGTCGTAGGTGAACAGGTCGTGCGCCGCGACGTCCTCGGGGTCCTCGCCGACGCGCACGGCGAGGAACTCCACCAGGTCGCCGCCGTCCGGGTCGCCGAGCCCCCAGATCGGGAGCAGGTGCCGCTGCGGGTCCAGGGTCAGGCCCTGGTTCACACCGCGGTCGAGGTGGATCGCCAGCTGCGGGATGCGCAGCAGCGGCCGGTCCACCCGCACCGGGACGACCCGGCCGTCGTAGAGCGCGAGACGCCCGGCGAGGCCGAGGTCGCGGTCCAGCCAGGAGTTCCACAGCGCGCCGCCGTAGACCTCCACCCCGACCTGGCGCCACCCGGCGACGCCGACGTCGGGGTTGGGCTTGACCTTGAAACCGGGCGAGTCGGTGTGCGCGGCGAAGATCCGCAGCGGCGCACCGGGCCCGGACGCGGGCTGCCACCAGGCCAGGACCGTGCCGTCGCGGACCAGGTAGCGCCCGCCCGGCCCGTCGGCCCACGGCTCGTCCTCGTGCTGCTCGGTGAAGCCCGCCGCGGACAACCGGCGGACGGCCTCGGCCACCGCGTGGTACGGCGACGGGCTCGCGGTGAGGAACGAGGCGAGGTCACGTGCAGCGTCGGTCACGTGGGGCATCCTGGCAGCAATGACCGACAGCTTCGACGTGGTGGTGGTGGGCGCGGGGTCCGCGGGGTGCACCCTCGCGGGCCGGCTGGCCGGGCGCGGTGTGCGCACGGCCCTGGTCGAGGCGGGCGCCGTCGTCGTCCCACCGGATTCGACGCCGATCGCCTCGCTCGCCGCGACCGCCCCCGGCCACGTCCTGAACTGGGCCTACCGGGCGACGCTGTGCCAGGGCCGGGAGTGCACCGTGCCGCGCGGACGCGTGCTGGGCGGCTCCGGCGCGATCAACGGCGGCTACTTCGTGCGCGCCGTCCCGGCGGACTTCGCGGACTGGGGCGTCCCGGGCTGGTCCTACGACGACGTCCTGCCGTACTACCGGCGGCTGGAGCGCGACCTCGACTTCTGCACCTCCGACCGGCACGGCGACGCCGGTCCGCTGCGCATCTCACGGCCCTCGGGCCGGCTGCGGGCCGCGACGACCGACCCGTTCCTGGCCGCCTGCCTCGCGCTCGGCCACCCCGAGGAGCCGGACAAGAACGCCGGTGGCCCACCCGGAGCGGGTCCGATCCCGACCAACGCCGTCGACGGGCGCCGGGTCAGCGCCGCCACCGCCTACCTGCCGCCGCCGTGGGGGAACGCGGAGTGGAAGGACGCGCTGACCGTGTTCGGGGGGACCCCGGTCGAGACCCTGGTGCTCGACGGCGACCGGGTCACCGGCGTGCGCGTCGGTGGTCGCACCCTGCACGCGGCCGAGACCGTCGTGACGGCGGGCGCGGTCGGCACCCCGGCGCTGCTGCAGCGCTCCGGGATCGGGCCGGAGGACACCCTGCGGGCCGCGGGCGTCGCGGTGGCGCACGAGCTGCCCGGGGTCGGGCGTGGCTGGTCGGACCACCCCGCGGTGTTCCTGCCGCTGCGCAGCGGGCTGCCGGACCCGCCCGCCGACGCCGTCGCCCCGCAGGCCGCGCTCAACCTCGACTCCGGGACCGACCCGGCCGGTGACCTGGAGATCCTGCTGTTCGCGCACCCGTTCGCACCCGGCGGTCCCGCGCACCTGATGTGCGCGGTGCAGCGCCCGGACAGCCTCGGGATGCTCGCCATCACCTCCCCGGACCACGACGACCCGCCCCGGCTGGACTTCCGCTACCTGCGCACCACCTCCGACCGGCACCGGATGCGGGCCGCGGTGCGGATCGCCGCGGAGATCCTGCGCGCCGCGGGCTGGGACCGCGCGGGCCCCGACGACGGCGGCCCCGCCGGCTGGGAGCTCGGCAACGACACCCGGCTCGACGGCTGGATCCGCGACCACCTGACGACCTCGGTGCACCTGTCCGGCAGCGCCGCGATGGGCTCCGGGCCGGATGCCGTCGTGGACGCCGACCTGCGGGTGCACGGCCTGGCCGGGCTCCGGGTGGCGGACACCTCGGTCCTGCCCCGCGCGCCGCGGCGCGGACCGGCCGCGACCGCGATCATGATCGGGGAGCGCGCCGCCGACCTGGTGTGCGGCATCGAGGGGGAACACCGTGCATGACGAGGTCACCGTCCACATGGCGGCACCGGCCGAGCGGGTCTGGGAGCTGGTCTCCGACATCCGCAACACCGGCCGGTTCTCACCCGAGACCGTCGACGCGCAGTGGCTGGGCGGCGCGACCGGCCCGGCCGTCGGTGTCCGTTTCCGCGGCAAGGTCGTCCGCAACGGACGCGGCCCGACCTACTGGTCGGAGTGCGAGATCACCGCCTGCGAGCCGGGCCGCGAGTTCGGCTTCGTCGTGCTCCTGCCCGGCGGCCGGCGGATCAACCACTGGCACTACCGGTTCACCCCGGCCCCCGCGCCGGACGGCACCGCGGGCACCGACGTCACCGAGTCCTTCCGGCTGGAGCCCTCGGCCGGCACCCGGCTCTACTGGACGTTGCTGGGGTGGGCCCGCGGGCGCACCAACCGCGAGGGGATGCGGACGACCCTGGAACGCATCCGCGCGGTGGTGGAGGATCCCGCGGTGTGATCCGTCCCGCCCGCGTCGCCGACGTCCCCGCCCTGCGTGAGATCGAGCGCGCCGCGGGGGAGACGTTCCGGGAGATCGGGCTCGACGTCGTCGCCGACGAGGAGCCGCCACCGGCCGCGGTACTGGCCGCGTACGTCGTGGCGGGGCGGGCGTGGGTGGCCGAGAGGAGCGCAGGCGGAACGAGCATCGGTGCCGAGAGGAGCGCAGTCGGAACGAGCATCGGTGCCGAGAGGAGCGCAGTCGGAACGAGCATCGGTGCCGGGCTCGTCGGGTACCTGATCGCCGATCTCGTCGACGGCTGTGCGCACGTCGAGCAGGTGTCGGTGCTGCCGTCGCAGCGCGGACGACGGATCGGGGAGGGCCTGGTCGAGCACCTCGCCGGCTGGGCCCGGGACCGCGGCCTGCCCGCGCTGACCCTCACCACCTACCGGGACGTGCCGTGGAACGGCCCGCACTGGGTGCGGCTCGGTTTCCGTGAGCTGATCGCGCCCGGCCCGGGGCTGCGCGCGATCCGGGAGCACGAGGCCGCGCGCGGTCTCGACGTGTGGCCGCGGCTCGCGATGCGCCGTGAACTGGCCGGATCCTGACGGTCCCCGGCCGTAGGGTCGGGCCCATGAGCAACCCGTTCCTCGCCCCGAGCGCGCTGCCGTGGGGGCTGCCCGACACCTCCCGGATCACCGACGAGCACTATCTGCCCGCGTTCGAGGCCGGGACGGCCGAGCAGCGCGCCGAGGTGGCGGCGATCGTCGCGGGGGAGGGCGGACCGACCTTCGACGACACCGTCGTCGCCCTGGAGCGCTCCGGTGCCACGCTGGACCGGGTGGCGCGGCTGTTCTTCACGCGCGTCTCGGCGGACTCCTCGCCCGCGGTGCGCGAGATCGAGGCGCAGGTGGCGCCGATGCTCGCCGCCCACGCCGACGCGATCGCGCTGGACCCAGGCCTGTTCGCCCGGATCGACGCGCTGCACGCCCGTCGCCACGACCTCGGTCTCGATGCCGAGTCGCTGCGGCTGCTCGAGCGCCACCACCGCGACATGGTGCGCGCCGGGGCCCGGCTCGGCCCCGAGGAGCAGGTCCGGCTGCGGGAGCTGAACGCCGAGCTGTCCGGGCTGACCACCCGGTTCGGTGCGGCGCTGCTGGCCGGGGCGAACGCCGCGGCCGTGCACGTCACCGACCGCGACCGGCTCGGTGGCCTGTCCGACGACGCGGTCGCCGCCGCCGCGACCGCCGCGGCCGAGCGCGGTCACGACGACGGCTGGCTGATCACCCTGGTCCTGCCGACCGCGCAGCCCGCACTGGCGGTGCTCACCGACCGGTCACTGCGCGAGGAGCTGTTCCGTGCGTCCACCGGGCGCGGGCAGGGCGGCGAGCACGACACCCGTGACACCGTCCTCGCGATCGTGCGGCTGCGCGCCGAGCGGGCCGCGCTGCTCGGGTACCCCGACCACGCGTCGTACGTGATCGACGACGCGACCGCGGGGACGGCGGAGGCCGCCGTCGCGATGCTGGAGTCGCTGGTCCCCGCCGCCGTCGCCAACGCCGACCGGGAGGCCGCGGAGCTGGCCGGCGGTGTCGAGGGCGACCTGGAGCCGTGGGACTGGGCGTTCGAGGCGGAGCGGGTGCGCCGCGAGCGCTACGCCGTCGACGACGCCGCGCTGCGCCCGTACCTGGAGCTCGACCGGGTGATCACCGACGGCGTGTTCCGCGCCGCGTCCGGGCTGTACGGGATCACCTTCACCGAGCACACCGACCTGCCCGCCTACCACCCGGACGTGCGCTGGTGGGAGGTCCGTG harbors:
- a CDS encoding M18 family aminopeptidase — encoded protein: MTDAARDLASFLTASPSPYHAVAEAVRRLSAAGFTEQHEDEPWADGPGGRYLVRDGTVLAWWQPASGPGAPLRIFAAHTDSPGFKVKPNPDVGVAGWRQVGVEVYGGALWNSWLDRDLGLAGRLALYDGRVVPVRVDRPLLRIPQLAIHLDRGVNQGLTLDPQRHLLPIWGLGDPDGGDLVEFLAVRVGEDPEDVAAHDLFTYDLTPPATLGRDDELLAAPRLDNLASVHAGISALLTAVERDPGTVPVFVGFDHEEIGSASATGAAGPLLETVLTRLAGGFDARHAVFARSRCLSVDVTHAAHPNHLDKHDPDHLSVPNRGPSLKVNAVQRYATDAPGAAAWKRACRTADVPNQVFVSKNTVPCGSTVGPIMATRLGIRTVDVGIPVLSMHSARELCGVHDPGLLARAGVEFLTDAG
- a CDS encoding GMC family oxidoreductase is translated as MTDSFDVVVVGAGSAGCTLAGRLAGRGVRTALVEAGAVVVPPDSTPIASLAATAPGHVLNWAYRATLCQGRECTVPRGRVLGGSGAINGGYFVRAVPADFADWGVPGWSYDDVLPYYRRLERDLDFCTSDRHGDAGPLRISRPSGRLRAATTDPFLAACLALGHPEEPDKNAGGPPGAGPIPTNAVDGRRVSAATAYLPPPWGNAEWKDALTVFGGTPVETLVLDGDRVTGVRVGGRTLHAAETVVTAGAVGTPALLQRSGIGPEDTLRAAGVAVAHELPGVGRGWSDHPAVFLPLRSGLPDPPADAVAPQAALNLDSGTDPAGDLEILLFAHPFAPGGPAHLMCAVQRPDSLGMLAITSPDHDDPPRLDFRYLRTTSDRHRMRAAVRIAAEILRAAGWDRAGPDDGGPAGWELGNDTRLDGWIRDHLTTSVHLSGSAAMGSGPDAVVDADLRVHGLAGLRVADTSVLPRAPRRGPAATAIMIGERAADLVCGIEGEHRA
- a CDS encoding SRPBCC family protein, with the protein product MHDEVTVHMAAPAERVWELVSDIRNTGRFSPETVDAQWLGGATGPAVGVRFRGKVVRNGRGPTYWSECEITACEPGREFGFVVLLPGGRRINHWHYRFTPAPAPDGTAGTDVTESFRLEPSAGTRLYWTLLGWARGRTNREGMRTTLERIRAVVEDPAV
- a CDS encoding GNAT family N-acetyltransferase, which produces MIRPARVADVPALREIERAAGETFREIGLDVVADEEPPPAAVLAAYVVAGRAWVAERSAGGTSIGAERSAVGTSIGAERSAVGTSIGAGLVGYLIADLVDGCAHVEQVSVLPSQRGRRIGEGLVEHLAGWARDRGLPALTLTTYRDVPWNGPHWVRLGFRELIAPGPGLRAIREHEAARGLDVWPRLAMRRELAGS
- a CDS encoding M3 family metallopeptidase, encoding MSNPFLAPSALPWGLPDTSRITDEHYLPAFEAGTAEQRAEVAAIVAGEGGPTFDDTVVALERSGATLDRVARLFFTRVSADSSPAVREIEAQVAPMLAAHADAIALDPGLFARIDALHARRHDLGLDAESLRLLERHHRDMVRAGARLGPEEQVRLRELNAELSGLTTRFGAALLAGANAAAVHVTDRDRLGGLSDDAVAAAATAAAERGHDDGWLITLVLPTAQPALAVLTDRSLREELFRASTGRGQGGEHDTRDTVLAIVRLRAERAALLGYPDHASYVIDDATAGTAEAAVAMLESLVPAAVANADREAAELAGGVEGDLEPWDWAFEAERVRRERYAVDDAALRPYLELDRVITDGVFRAASGLYGITFTEHTDLPAYHPDVRWWEVRDSDGEPLGLFGADLWARPSKRGGAWMNSLVDQSSLLGTRPVVLNTLNLNKPPAGEPALLTLDEVRTLFHEFGHALHGLFSEVEYPTFAGTSVPRDFVEFPSQVNEMWLEDPQVLTSFARHHVTGEPLPDELLAASQAARGYGEGFATTEYLAASLLDQAWHRLSPAEAAGITDVLAFEQQALEAAGAAHPLVPPRYRSTYFNHVFGGSGYAAAYYSYIWAEVLDADTVAWFGEHGGLRRENGDRFRREVLSRGGAVDAMEAYRAFRGRDPEIAPLLARRGLAG